In a single window of the Pocillopora verrucosa isolate sample1 chromosome 4, ASM3666991v2, whole genome shotgun sequence genome:
- the LOC131785636 gene encoding 4-trimethylaminobutyraldehyde dehydrogenase, with protein MISQVSRTPLLRNGRYPFLSSLRNLSSNVGQPCQPLNYINGHRINPVSGEEEGDIYVTEPATGKIICQTQGSGKQEVDSAVSSAKEAFSSWSKMSGMERGKILREAAKIIRSRVKDLATVEVMDTGKPFHEAVWDIEGCADVTDYYAGLAPTISGKHIQLPNGSFSYTRREPLGVVGGIGAWNYPFQICVWKSTPALACGNTIVFKPSPFTPQTAVLIAEIFTEAGLPNGGLNVIQGEGVTGHLLTSHPDVAKISFTGSVPTGQKIMADASAGVKHVTLELGGKSPLLVFADSDLENAVKGAMMANFLTQGEVCSNGTRVFVERSIMDEFLSRVVERTKKIRVGDPMNPDTQMGALISEEHLHKVLDYVELGKKEGAKILCGGERLKLEEPRLANGFYMSPCVMTDCSDDMTVIKEEIFGPVMTVLPFDTEEEAVKRANNTDFGLAAGVFTKDLNRAHRVIANLQAGSCWINNYNLTPVEVPFGGYKKSGVGRELGEDTIEYYTQVKSVYVEMGDVESPF; from the exons ATGATATCACAAGTTTCTCGAACCCCTCTTCTGCGAAATGGACGTTATCCTTTCCTAAGCTCTCTCCGTAATCTATCGAGCAATGTTGGGCAACCTTGCCAGCCGCTGAATTACATCAATGGGCATCGGATCAATCCAGTTAGCGGGGAAGAAGAAGGCGATATCTATGTCACTGAGCCAGCTACTGGGAAAATTATCTGTCAGACACAAGGTTCAGGAAAACAGGAAGTAGATAGTGCAGTGAGCTCAGCGAAAGAGGCTTTCAGTTCATGGTCCAAAATGTCAGGGATGGAGAGGGGGAAAATCTTACGTGAAGCGGCCAAGATTATCCGGAGTAGAGTCAAAGACTTAGCCACAGTTGAGGTCATGGACACCG GAAAGCCATTTCATGAAGCAGTGTGGGATATTGAAGGCTGTGCAGATGTCACAGATTATTATGCTGGTCTCGCTCCAACCATTAGTGGCAAGCACATTCAGCTTCCTAATGGATCTTTTTCTTACACAAGGCGAGAACCTCTAGGAGTGGTAGGAG GAATTGGTGCTTGGAATTACCCATTCCAAATCTGTGTTTGGAAATCTACTCCTGCCCTAGCTTGTGGAAACACAATTGTGTTCAAGCCATCCCCATTCACACCCCAGACTGCTGTTCTTATTGCTGAGATTTTCACTGAAGCAGGGCTTCCTAATGGTGGTTTGAATGTTATTCAGGGAGAAGGAGTGACAGGCCATTTGCTAACATCACATCCTGATGttgcaaaaatttcctttactgGATCTGTACCCACTGGACAAAAG ATCATGGCAGATGCATCAGCTGGTGTCAAACATGTCACTCTTGAGCTGGGAGGCAAGTCTCCCCTTCTCGTCTTTGCTGACTCTGACCTTGAAAATGCTGTTAAGGGAGCAATGATGGCTAACTTCCTTACACAAGGAGAG GTTTGTTCCAATGGAACTCGGGTATTTGTTGAAAGGAGCATCATGGATGAATTTCTGAGCCGAGTTGTGGAGCGCACTAAAAAAATCAGAGTAGGTGACCCCATGAACCCTGACACTCAGATGGGAGCATTGATCTCTGAGGAACATCTTCACAAAGTTCTTGATTATGTGGAATTAGGAAAGAAAGAG GGCGCCAAAATTCTCTGTGGAGGTGAACGCCTGAAACTGGAGGAACCCAGATTGGCCAATGGGTTTTACATGTCACCATGTGTGATGACTGACTGTTCAGACGATATGACAGTTATTAAGGAGGAGATATTTGGCCCTGTTATGACAGTGCTGCCATTTGACACTGAAGAAGAAGCTGTTAAGAGAGCAAACAACACTGACTTTGGTTTGGCTGCAGGAGTTTTTACAAA AGATCTCAATCGAGCTCATCGTGTTATTGCTAATCTTCAAGCAGGATCCTGTTGGATCAATAATTACAATTTAACACCGGTCGAGGTTCCTTTTGGTGGATACAAGAAGTCTGGCGTGGGTCGCGAACTGGGTGAAGACACCATTGAATATTACACGCAAGTTAAGTCAGTTTACGTAGAAATGGGGGATGTGGAGTCGCCGTTTTAA